A genomic window from Maylandia zebra isolate NMK-2024a linkage group LG20, Mzebra_GT3a, whole genome shotgun sequence includes:
- the LOC101487050 gene encoding rap1 GTPase-activating protein 1 isoform X13: MPHRKRSFTFGAYGGVDKTFSKARSLWKQDGSDPRISATLEPQLLQPKLPFTTSPFQKTPDLFEMIEKMQGNRMDEQRCTFPPPLKTEEDYIPYPSVHEVLGRKSPFPLILLPQFGGYWIEGTNHELSQAGDTEPLQPLSPNTRTKLECNTLATLFRKHFLGKEHFNYYSVDSVLGHLVFSLKYEVIGDQEHLRLMLRTKLKTYHDVIPISCLTEFPNVVQMAKLVCEEVNVDRFYPVLYPKASRLIVTFDEHVISNNFKFGVIYQKFGQTSEEELFGNNEESCAFVEFLEFLGEKIELHNFKGFRGGLDVTHGQTGTESVYCNYRNKEVMFHVSTKLPYTEGDTQQLQRKRHIGNDIVAIVFQEENTPFVPDMIASNFLHAYIVVQVVNPCSDNVLYKVSVTARDDVPFFGPALPNPAIFKKGPEFHEFLFTKLINAEYACYKAEKFAKLEERTRSALLETLYEELHLNSQAIMGVGGEDDKLENGNAGGGGFFESFKRVMRSRSQSMDAMGLTFKKPHTVSTSLSGNFNHNPAESPKFPGIH, translated from the exons GAAACAAGATGGGAGTGACCCCCGAATTTCTGCAACTCTAGAGCCCCAGCTGCTCCAGCCTAAGCTCCCATTCACCACCTCACCATTTCAAAAG ACCCCAGATTTATTTGAAATGAttgaaaagatgcag GGGAACaggatggatgagcagaggtgcACCTTTCCTCCGCCTCTTAAG actgAGGAGGATTACATACCGTACCCAAGTGTCCATGAG GTGCTGGGGAGAAAGAGCCCCTTTCCTCTTATCCTCCTGCCACAGTTTGGGGGCTACTGGATTGAAGGGACCAACCATGAGCTGAGCCAGGCTGGAGACACGGAGCCTCTACAGCCTCTGTCCCCGAACACTCGGACCAAGCTGGAATGTAACACCCTGGCTACGCTCTTCAGGAAACATTTCCTGGGCAAG GAACACTTTAATTACTATTCAGTGGACAGTGTCCTTGGACATCTGGTGTTCTCCCTAAAATACGAGGTGATCGGTGACCAGGAACATCTGCGTCTAATGCTCAG GACCAAGCTGAAAACCTACCACGATGTGATCCCcatttcctgtctgacagaGTTTCCAAATGTGGTCCaaatggccaag CTTGTCTGCGAAGAGGTCAACGTGGACCGCTTTTATCCTGTCCTTTATCCCAAA GCTTCAAGACTTATTGTTACTTTCGATGAACATGTGATAAGCAACAATTTTAAGTTTGGAGTCATCTATCAAAAGTTTGGACAG ACTTCAGAGGAAGAGCTGTTTGGCAACAACGAAGAGAGCTGTGCCTTTGTAGAATTCCTGGAGTTTCTCGGAGAGAAAATTGAGCTGCATAACTTTAAAGG TTTCCGCGGAGGGTTAGATGTGACTCACGGGCAGACTGGCACAGAATCTGTCTACTGCAACTACCGCAACAAAGAGGTCATGTTTCATGTGTCCACAAAGCTGCCTTACACAGAGGGGGACACCCAGCAG TTGCAGAGAAAAAGGCACATAGGAAATGACATTGTCGCCATCGTTTTCCAAGAAGAAAATACTCCCTTTGTACCAGACATGATCGCCTCCAACTTTCTCCACGCTTACATTGTAGTCCAAGTGGTCAACCCCTGCTCCGACAATGTTCTCTACAAG GTGTCAGTTACAGCACGGGATGATGTACCTTTCTTTGGCCCCGCCCTCCCAAACCCTGCCATCTTTAAAAAA GGCCCCGAATTCCATGAATTCCTTTTTACTAAGCTAATCAATGCAGAATATGCCTGCTACAAAGCTGAGAAATTTGCCAAATTGGAG GAGAGAACACGATCGGCCTTGTTGGAGACTCTTTATGAGGAGCTCCACTTAAACAGCCAGGCCATAATGGGTGTTGGAGGAGAGGACGATAAGCTGGAAAATGGGAATGCTGGAGGAGGAGGCTTCTTTGAGTCTTTTAAG AGGGTGATGCGCAGCAGAAGCCAGTCTATGGATGCCATGGGTCTTACTTTCAAGAAGCCGCACACAGTCTCCACTAGCCTGAGCGGCAACTTTAACCACAACCCCGCAGAGAGCCCTAAATTCCCAGGGATA CACTAA
- the LOC101487050 gene encoding rap1 GTPase-activating protein 1 isoform X8, with product MPHRKRSFTFGAYGGVDKTFSKARSLWKQDGSDPRISATLEPQLLQPKLPFTTSPFQKTPDLFEMIEKMQGNRMDEQRCTFPPPLKTEEDYIPYPSVHEVLGRKSPFPLILLPQFGGYWIEGTNHELSQAGDTEPLQPLSPNTRTKLECNTLATLFRKHFLGKEHFNYYSVDSVLGHLVFSLKYEVIGDQEHLRLMLRTKLKTYHDVIPISCLTEFPNVVQMAKLVCEEVNVDRFYPVLYPKASRLIVTFDEHVISNNFKFGVIYQKFGQTSEEELFGNNEESCAFVEFLEFLGEKIELHNFKGFRGGLDVTHGQTGTESVYCNYRNKEVMFHVSTKLPYTEGDTQQLQRKRHIGNDIVAIVFQEENTPFVPDMIASNFLHAYIVVQVVNPCSDNVLYKVSVTARDDVPFFGPALPNPAIFKKGPEFHEFLFTKLINAEYACYKAEKFAKLEERTRSALLETLYEELHLNSQAIMGVGGEDDKLENGNAGGGGFFESFKSLLVPGKSPSKYGRRGSAIGIGTVEESLIIPGKSPTRKKSGPFSSRRSSAIGIENIQEVQEKSSRDNSPNTQKTPDSGHASQDPKSDNSSNQSSPEVLTTTKNSSYLVGRAASIPEAHDLSRSSSNASSFASVVEENETEATEEYDTGMESLSSAGTPHKRDSFPYNTWLEDNNSNTTTTSRGSSPGPGKPDRAKGMKLERSHNQQSSSNC from the exons GAAACAAGATGGGAGTGACCCCCGAATTTCTGCAACTCTAGAGCCCCAGCTGCTCCAGCCTAAGCTCCCATTCACCACCTCACCATTTCAAAAG ACCCCAGATTTATTTGAAATGAttgaaaagatgcag GGGAACaggatggatgagcagaggtgcACCTTTCCTCCGCCTCTTAAG actgAGGAGGATTACATACCGTACCCAAGTGTCCATGAG GTGCTGGGGAGAAAGAGCCCCTTTCCTCTTATCCTCCTGCCACAGTTTGGGGGCTACTGGATTGAAGGGACCAACCATGAGCTGAGCCAGGCTGGAGACACGGAGCCTCTACAGCCTCTGTCCCCGAACACTCGGACCAAGCTGGAATGTAACACCCTGGCTACGCTCTTCAGGAAACATTTCCTGGGCAAG GAACACTTTAATTACTATTCAGTGGACAGTGTCCTTGGACATCTGGTGTTCTCCCTAAAATACGAGGTGATCGGTGACCAGGAACATCTGCGTCTAATGCTCAG GACCAAGCTGAAAACCTACCACGATGTGATCCCcatttcctgtctgacagaGTTTCCAAATGTGGTCCaaatggccaag CTTGTCTGCGAAGAGGTCAACGTGGACCGCTTTTATCCTGTCCTTTATCCCAAA GCTTCAAGACTTATTGTTACTTTCGATGAACATGTGATAAGCAACAATTTTAAGTTTGGAGTCATCTATCAAAAGTTTGGACAG ACTTCAGAGGAAGAGCTGTTTGGCAACAACGAAGAGAGCTGTGCCTTTGTAGAATTCCTGGAGTTTCTCGGAGAGAAAATTGAGCTGCATAACTTTAAAGG TTTCCGCGGAGGGTTAGATGTGACTCACGGGCAGACTGGCACAGAATCTGTCTACTGCAACTACCGCAACAAAGAGGTCATGTTTCATGTGTCCACAAAGCTGCCTTACACAGAGGGGGACACCCAGCAG TTGCAGAGAAAAAGGCACATAGGAAATGACATTGTCGCCATCGTTTTCCAAGAAGAAAATACTCCCTTTGTACCAGACATGATCGCCTCCAACTTTCTCCACGCTTACATTGTAGTCCAAGTGGTCAACCCCTGCTCCGACAATGTTCTCTACAAG GTGTCAGTTACAGCACGGGATGATGTACCTTTCTTTGGCCCCGCCCTCCCAAACCCTGCCATCTTTAAAAAA GGCCCCGAATTCCATGAATTCCTTTTTACTAAGCTAATCAATGCAGAATATGCCTGCTACAAAGCTGAGAAATTTGCCAAATTGGAG GAGAGAACACGATCGGCCTTGTTGGAGACTCTTTATGAGGAGCTCCACTTAAACAGCCAGGCCATAATGGGTGTTGGAGGAGAGGACGATAAGCTGGAAAATGGGAATGCTGGAGGAGGAGGCTTCTTTGAGTCTTTTAAG TCATTGCTTGTCCCAGGCAAAAGTCCGAGTAAATATGGACGCCGAGGCAGTGCCATAGGGATAGGAACAGTAGAAGAG TCTCTGATAATCCCAGGGAAAAGCCCAACCAGGAAAAAGTCTGGCCCTTTCAGCTCCCGGCGAAGCAGTGCCATCGGCATTGAAAACATTCAAGAAGTCCAGGAGAAGAG caGTAGAGATAACTCCCCAAACACTCAGAAGACACCTGACAGTGGCCACGCCTCTCAAGATCCCAAATCTGACAATTCATCCAATCAGAGCTCTCCTGAGGTGCTCACAACTACCAAGAACAG TTCTTATCTTGTTGGCAGGGCCGCATCCATCCCTGAGGCCCACGACCTTTCCCGCTCGTCCTCCAATGCCAGCAGCTTTGCTAGTGTGGTGGAGGAGAATGAGACAGAGGCAACAGAGGAATACGACACAGGCATG GAGAGTCTGTCATCTGCTGGAACACCACATAAGCGAGACTCCTTCCCCTACAACACTTGGCTGGAGGACAACAACAGTAACACTACTACCACCAGTCGTGGGAGCTCCCCAG GGCCTGGTAAACCTGATCGAGCAAAGGGGATGAAACTGGAACGATCACACAATCAGCAGTCCTCATCA AACTGTTAG
- the LOC101487050 gene encoding rap1 GTPase-activating protein 1 isoform X5: protein MPCSPFRIGRPRKLWKQDGSDPRISATLEPQLLQPKLPFTTSPFQKTPDLFEMIEKMQGNRMDEQRCTFPPPLKTEEDYIPYPSVHEVLGRKSPFPLILLPQFGGYWIEGTNHELSQAGDTEPLQPLSPNTRTKLECNTLATLFRKHFLGKEHFNYYSVDSVLGHLVFSLKYEVIGDQEHLRLMLRTKLKTYHDVIPISCLTEFPNVVQMAKLVCEEVNVDRFYPVLYPKASRLIVTFDEHVISNNFKFGVIYQKFGQTSEEELFGNNEESCAFVEFLEFLGEKIELHNFKGFRGGLDVTHGQTGTESVYCNYRNKEVMFHVSTKLPYTEGDTQQLQRKRHIGNDIVAIVFQEENTPFVPDMIASNFLHAYIVVQVVNPCSDNVLYKVSVTARDDVPFFGPALPNPAIFKKGPEFHEFLFTKLINAEYACYKAEKFAKLEERTRSALLETLYEELHLNSQAIMGVGGEDDKLENGNAGGGGFFESFKRVMRSRSQSMDAMGLTFKKPHTVSTSLSGNFNHNPAESPKFPGISLLVPGKSPSKYGRRGSAIGIGTVEESLIIPGKSPTRKKSGPFSSRRSSAIGIENIQEVQEKSSRDNSPNTQKTPDSGHASQDPKSDNSSNQSSPEVLTTTKNSSYLVGRAASIPEAHDLSRSSSNASSFASVVEENETEATEEYDTGMESLSSAGTPHKRDSFPYNTWLEDNNSNTTTTSRGSSPGPGKPDRAKGMKLERSHNQQSSSNC from the exons GAAACAAGATGGGAGTGACCCCCGAATTTCTGCAACTCTAGAGCCCCAGCTGCTCCAGCCTAAGCTCCCATTCACCACCTCACCATTTCAAAAG ACCCCAGATTTATTTGAAATGAttgaaaagatgcag GGGAACaggatggatgagcagaggtgcACCTTTCCTCCGCCTCTTAAG actgAGGAGGATTACATACCGTACCCAAGTGTCCATGAG GTGCTGGGGAGAAAGAGCCCCTTTCCTCTTATCCTCCTGCCACAGTTTGGGGGCTACTGGATTGAAGGGACCAACCATGAGCTGAGCCAGGCTGGAGACACGGAGCCTCTACAGCCTCTGTCCCCGAACACTCGGACCAAGCTGGAATGTAACACCCTGGCTACGCTCTTCAGGAAACATTTCCTGGGCAAG GAACACTTTAATTACTATTCAGTGGACAGTGTCCTTGGACATCTGGTGTTCTCCCTAAAATACGAGGTGATCGGTGACCAGGAACATCTGCGTCTAATGCTCAG GACCAAGCTGAAAACCTACCACGATGTGATCCCcatttcctgtctgacagaGTTTCCAAATGTGGTCCaaatggccaag CTTGTCTGCGAAGAGGTCAACGTGGACCGCTTTTATCCTGTCCTTTATCCCAAA GCTTCAAGACTTATTGTTACTTTCGATGAACATGTGATAAGCAACAATTTTAAGTTTGGAGTCATCTATCAAAAGTTTGGACAG ACTTCAGAGGAAGAGCTGTTTGGCAACAACGAAGAGAGCTGTGCCTTTGTAGAATTCCTGGAGTTTCTCGGAGAGAAAATTGAGCTGCATAACTTTAAAGG TTTCCGCGGAGGGTTAGATGTGACTCACGGGCAGACTGGCACAGAATCTGTCTACTGCAACTACCGCAACAAAGAGGTCATGTTTCATGTGTCCACAAAGCTGCCTTACACAGAGGGGGACACCCAGCAG TTGCAGAGAAAAAGGCACATAGGAAATGACATTGTCGCCATCGTTTTCCAAGAAGAAAATACTCCCTTTGTACCAGACATGATCGCCTCCAACTTTCTCCACGCTTACATTGTAGTCCAAGTGGTCAACCCCTGCTCCGACAATGTTCTCTACAAG GTGTCAGTTACAGCACGGGATGATGTACCTTTCTTTGGCCCCGCCCTCCCAAACCCTGCCATCTTTAAAAAA GGCCCCGAATTCCATGAATTCCTTTTTACTAAGCTAATCAATGCAGAATATGCCTGCTACAAAGCTGAGAAATTTGCCAAATTGGAG GAGAGAACACGATCGGCCTTGTTGGAGACTCTTTATGAGGAGCTCCACTTAAACAGCCAGGCCATAATGGGTGTTGGAGGAGAGGACGATAAGCTGGAAAATGGGAATGCTGGAGGAGGAGGCTTCTTTGAGTCTTTTAAG AGGGTGATGCGCAGCAGAAGCCAGTCTATGGATGCCATGGGTCTTACTTTCAAGAAGCCGCACACAGTCTCCACTAGCCTGAGCGGCAACTTTAACCACAACCCCGCAGAGAGCCCTAAATTCCCAGGGATA TCATTGCTTGTCCCAGGCAAAAGTCCGAGTAAATATGGACGCCGAGGCAGTGCCATAGGGATAGGAACAGTAGAAGAG TCTCTGATAATCCCAGGGAAAAGCCCAACCAGGAAAAAGTCTGGCCCTTTCAGCTCCCGGCGAAGCAGTGCCATCGGCATTGAAAACATTCAAGAAGTCCAGGAGAAGAG caGTAGAGATAACTCCCCAAACACTCAGAAGACACCTGACAGTGGCCACGCCTCTCAAGATCCCAAATCTGACAATTCATCCAATCAGAGCTCTCCTGAGGTGCTCACAACTACCAAGAACAG TTCTTATCTTGTTGGCAGGGCCGCATCCATCCCTGAGGCCCACGACCTTTCCCGCTCGTCCTCCAATGCCAGCAGCTTTGCTAGTGTGGTGGAGGAGAATGAGACAGAGGCAACAGAGGAATACGACACAGGCATG GAGAGTCTGTCATCTGCTGGAACACCACATAAGCGAGACTCCTTCCCCTACAACACTTGGCTGGAGGACAACAACAGTAACACTACTACCACCAGTCGTGGGAGCTCCCCAG GGCCTGGTAAACCTGATCGAGCAAAGGGGATGAAACTGGAACGATCACACAATCAGCAGTCCTCATCA AACTGTTAG